Genomic segment of Drosophila ananassae strain 14024-0371.13 chromosome 2L, ASM1763931v2, whole genome shotgun sequence:
AGATTTTTATACCCTGTAGcaatattttttgtgtatttttttgtttttaaagtaaacACGGTACATATGTAAGTATCGGATACATAATTTATACAAACATATGCGTAATTGAgtaaagaaaaattaactctGCTACATACATTTTACAATTTCTGAAACATTTCGATTAAGcgtgaaaaaaaaacttacaaCTCAACCTAGTCGATTTGATGCCTGGCTTCAGTGATCAATGCCAGAAGGGCATCGAGCTTTAGGTCTTTAAACCGTTCAATGTGGTCCATTAAAGGCTGAATCGCATCAGATTCGATGGCCGCCGAGATGGTTTGATTCTGTATGGTTAAATTAAGGCTTGATGCCACCTGAGTTAAAAACTCCCGCCACTTCTGCTTGTTCTCCTCGTTGAGAGTGGGATCGGAGCGGGCCACGTATATTTCCTCGGCCCGAAGTATCAGAGCAACCAATGACAGGATGCCAAACTGTTAAAGCATTGATatttagtttaattttaataatcttGATTAGTTAGATAAGCAAAACTTACGCGAGTGCAAAAAATTCCGGTTAGCTTCTTATCGTTTAGCGTAATGGCAGCTGAAATGCTAACAAGGTTCAGAAAACCGGCCTTATTTATGTGCTTCTTAAATTCCGGATAAAGTGCGTAGAGGACTCCTTCCACATCGTCCTTGTCCTTCTTAACAACGGTCTGCAGCGAGCAGAATATGCCGCTCCAAACGGTCCAACAAATGCTTTGATCCGCAATGAAAGGCATGACTCGACGTAAAAGAATCTGCAACAGACACagaatattgttattttgaattataaataaatattttcatgaAATACCTTTCCCTTGCGCACATTCATCATGGCGGTAACCTTGTCCAGGGTCAAGCCAGCCTTCAACTTGTTAACCAAAGCGGCATTCGTCTCCACTTCGTAATTAAACTTATTCTTTAACTGCGGATTCATCGGCTGGGGGTTTATAGCTTCGGCAGCGCGCTCTTCGGGCGTTTTATTGGCCATCTCCAGCTGCTCCAGGGCCGCGATTCGCTCGGcctccttcttcttctttagCGCAATAGTGGCCATCACCTCGGGACTCTCCAGATCCTCTAGCTTTAACAGATAGCGGTACAGCGTTTCGATTAGCAGCAAAATGTGACGCGACTTGCGCATGCTGCTCGGGTTAACATCTCGATCGTTCGAAGGCAATAATGGAGTGCCAGCATGCGACTTGGTGTTCGTGCTTGAGGATGAGGAAGTGGCACTCGTATCTAGGCCGGCATTCGAATCCACGCCCATAATGTCGGCGTCAATGATTTTGCGCGGTGCCGTCACACTGCCGTACTGCAGCTTTCCCAGCGAGTTCTCGAATTTCAGCGGTGAAAATATGTAACCGGGCAACGTGTTATTGTTGCCGCCGATTCCACCTGGTCCGTTGTGGGTATTGCCGCTGGTGTTGTTGGCATTCTCCGAATTGCGACGTTCCCGTCCGTGACCGTTGCGCGTTCCGTTCTTGTTGCCCAGCTGGACAAGTATCAGTTGCGCGTGGCCGCGCGGCTGGGTGAGCGGATGATTAAGTTGGTTATCCTTATGCGCTTGACTATGGCGCATTTGTCCGTTCTGCTGTGCCTTCCGCTCCCTGTACACCGTATAATAGTAATCGTCTATGTAGGGCGTATCCGTGTTCAGCTGCGACAGCTGGATGCCGATCAACCAGTGCTTGTCGCGCGTGCTCATCAGGTTGGCATACTCATCGTACTCGTCCTGTGGCAGATTGCCGGTGGCATCAGGCCGACGTCCGTGTGGCTGTTGCTGCACCTGCTGCATTTGCTGCTTCTGCCGATCACTAGCCACGGAACCCGAGCGACTTTGTTGCATCTGACGTGCCAcggccgcttgctgcagcagCGGATGGTTTTGCTGTATCTCCTGCACCAGACGCATGTTAAACATGTTGTACATCGAATTCGGCGGCTGCTGGCCTATTGGATGCGGAGGCATCCTGGGCTGTGGCATTGGGTGGCCGGGTTGTATAAATGGTGGCGTTGAATGGAGGCCAGCTGCGCGCATGGCATTAAAGCTTGGATGCATAGCGAAGTTGTTCAGCGCTGTTGGCAGGGCATGGGGATTGGGCAGTGGACGCTGATTGCCGCCATTGGGCAGCGGATAGTTCAGCGGTAGGTAATTGGGCATCAGCGGGTGCTGCGCAGGCAGTGGTGGCATATTTCCGGTCATAGCTTGCGGGTAAATGAATCCGGGAGGTACGCGGTTCCCAGATGGCCCATTTAACTGCGGCTGCGATGGTGGCGTTGGTAGCAGCTCGTTCAGCGGATGAGAACCAGGCACGGGGCCGGGCACTGGGCCGGGAACTGGGCCGGGCACTGGACCAGATCCGGGTCCAGGGAAACCCAAGTTTGGCCTAGGTGGAGAGGTCTGAGGCGTTCCTAGAAAGCCAGGAGGTGCTACAGAATTAAGGATAGTAGAGTTTAGAATTAATTAGAATTCTAGAATAATAAATGTATGCTTACCCTtgttctgttgctgctgctgttgttgctgtagttgctgctgctgatgttgttgttgttggttcaTCTGTTGTTGGTGCATcttttgctgttgctgcagctgctgttgcatatgttgctgctgctgttgatgcAGCATGGTTGGTGTGGCCACCTGCCTCCTGTTGCCCAGGTTAAAGTCGTCGAACATTTTACGTTCcgtctgttgctgttgttgctgcttaGATGCCTGCTGGATAATCAGATTGCGCTCAATGTCTTCAAGAGTAGTGATTTTCAATCCCTGCGGAGGAAAGTTTGCATTCGCCTCTGGCGGAGGTTTCATCAGTGGATGCTGTTGTGGCTGCAGCTGCGGCTGCTGAGGTTTGAAAGCGCTGCGTAGGTTTTCCCGGAAAAGAGGCTGGCTGTTCGGAAAGGTGTGCGAGGTCCACAcgttcgagtccaagttgatGCGATTGCTGAGGCCCCCGGCTTCGCTGTCGGTAAATGAGGACAGATCCATGTCGTCCAGCTTCATCGAGGAGAGGTTTAGCTCTAGATCGGAATCGCCAATGTTGCGCGATTGTCGAAAAGGAGCCGGTGTGGAACCACTGGACGAGGGCCCCGAGGAGAGAAGATTCAGGTGCCGGAAGGCGCCGTTGTCACTGGGTTCCAAAAAGTCCCCGTCCGGGACCCGCTTGCGCGCCCGCTCTCCATTGCCGCCGAGGCGCACCATCGTCTCGTGGGCCTCCTCCCAGTCTCCATTTATCGCCGAGCCGAAGGTCTCGTCGTTCAGCGCATCGTAGTCCTCCTCCCCGAGGCGTCCGTCGCCTCCATCTTCATCCTGCAATTAAAATACAGCAACTTAGTCCAGGTAATCGTGATTCCTAGCCCTCTTTGGCCTTAGTTTCCCCATTTCGCAAAGTGAAAAGTTCGTGTGGTGTACACTTCGAGAGTCTTCGAGTACGAGGGAAAGTCGCCGATAGAATATTGGCTTTCTTTGGGGCCTGTTCTCTGGAATAAAACAGCATCTGCGTGGGGGGACGCTTTCTTACCGGTAAATTGGTGTCGAATCCGAAAAACGAGTCCATTGCGAAAAACTattgctttaaaaaaattatcatgACTTGTCAGTGACAAGTTGTCAGTGTGACCTAGCGATGGCCGGGCGGGCGGACTTATCTGCTATCGATACCAATTACAGGAAGCGAGGGTGGCGGAATTGGTTcgataattaaaaattaagtttaataacaaaacatccgtatttaatttaattatttattttattgggaaTTTCTTTAAAACTATAAGAACAATAAAAAGTTATCTGAAGCATCTTTATTAATAGATCCGGCAACCGATAGTTTGAACCAGATCCTTTCGACGCATCTTCAGCTGGTTCCATGAGTTATTGTTTACGCATCTCGgagattgttttttattttatcacaATATATTTCTGAATTACTGTGAAAACAGCCGAAATGAAGCGAAAGACGAGCGAAATCTGGTGCTTCTTTCGGGCAGTAGACGACACCTACGCGGTGTGCAACATCTGCAAGGCGAAGCTGTCGTACAAGACCACAACCACAAATCTGAGTAAACATATGAACAGAATGCACCCAACTACGGCTATGGCTCGCACCCACAACTTTAAATTCCACCGTCGACCGCAAGAAGGTGACATGGACCGCAACAAGGCAAAGCCTCGAAACGCGACACAGGAGACGATCCTTCTCGATTTTGTAAAGAAGCACCCCCGCCTGCTGCAGAATCCGACGTGGGAGACTAGAAATAATCTGGAGTCTCTATGGGAACAGCTGACAAATGAACTCAACAGGCATGGGCCGCCGCGAAAAGATATACCTACCTGGAAAAAGGTTTGTTAAATAGACTGTCCACAATTAGAGTCACCAGATAATTGTTCTCCTTGCAGGCCCTGAAAGACTGGAAGAGGTTCATCTTAAAAAAGGTTGAGAAAAACGAAATGCACAACATGCCATTTGGCACTAGTCTGAATTCGTCGGAGGAAACCATTGCAACTCTTTGCCGCTTAAACGAAGATGTCAGTCAAATAATAATGAAAGTTTCCGACGACGATGAAATGCACGAGAATTCCACCACCGGGTTCGACATAGACGAAGTGGAGGATGTTGTGCCGGAGGATGATAGCGGCGGGCCTCTGCAAACCCCCGCCGAATATGTGTATGAGCCGGATGAGGCCAAAGTTGAAATAGACCCCCTGTATCTTCAGTCAAGCAGGCGACCGCGGGCCAGCAGCCGGGTAATGGAAGAAGAAACTCTGCTTGAAAAGATTAAAGACAATATAAGTCTGGTCAATGATTCCGCCAGCAGTGTGCACCTAGCGCTTAACGAGTTCTGCTTACTGTATAAGCAGAAGTTATATGAGGATAAGAGGCATCACCTGGCCATGGAGCAGTTGATGGCGGAGAAAGTCGATTTAAAGAGGAAACTTTTAGAAATTGAGCAAAGGAAGCTATCTCTTAAATAACTAAGCTCTCCTAGCATCAAGTGTTGGAATTAAAACTCAACTGTATATTTTGCTTAAGATCTTAGGTTCCCTGTTGTCTAATTTTATATCTGTTCCGATACTCTATCACACTCCAAATCAACTGAATACCAGTATAAGAATAACATAAGCTATTTTAGTTCATTTTTATTGTAGACATTTAGCTTATTTGCAATTGTTCTTCGTAGACTTGTTTAACGATTTCCTTGAATTCTGGGGGGTAGAATGCATCGCTCATGACAACATCATATGCATATTGCGCCTCCTTTAGGAAGaatttccttatttaaaataaatattgaagcaTAATACAAATATTACTTACATCATTTGGTTTTTCTGTATCCCTATCATCTTCTTCATTTAGTTCGCCCAAATCCCCGCATGCGATGAATGGCACCAGCTTTCGGTTAACCTCAGATCCAGTTTTCTGGGCCAAGATTCGGATATCATCCCGAGCCGTGTTGATTACTTGAGGTATGTACCCAGTTGGCAAACAGAAGTCGGAGCAGACTACGAATGCCTCTATACTCGAGGGCCGCGAACTGGGAGGCTTGTAGATATCaaactttttaaagaaaatcttCATCTGTGAGCTCAGTAGCCATGTGGCATTGCCTTTGAATATTTTGGCCACAAAAGTGCCTCCAGTTTCCAGCACACAGGTGGCTATGCTGAGAGCAGCCACCAACAACTGGTGCTGCATATACTCATCCATCTCATGCACCCCGGTGACATCCGGTGCTCCGTCGCATACGACCAATTGGGCT
This window contains:
- the LOC6499868 gene encoding putative tRNA (cytidine(32)/guanosine(34)-2'-O)-methyltransferase 1, whose translation is MGKTSKDKRDIYYRQAKEEGWRARSAFKLLHVDEAYGILNGVQRAVDLCAAPGSWSQVLSRKLYDTCQTDDEKAAVKIIAVDLQAMAPIRGVIQLQGDITKQSTAEAIIGHFGDNKEDKAQLVVCDGAPDVTGVHEMDEYMQHQLLVAALSIATCVLETGGTFVAKIFKGNATWLLSSQMKIFFKKFDIYKPPSSRPSSIEAFVVCSDFCLPTGYIPQVINTARDDIRILAQKTGSEVNRKLVPFIACGDLGELNEEDDRDTEKPNDEAQYAYDVVMSDAFYPPEFKEIVKQVYEEQLQIS
- the LOC6499869 gene encoding protein PAT1 homolog 1; the protein is MDSFFGFDTNLPDEDGGDGRLGEEDYDALNDETFGSAINGDWEEAHETMVRLGGNGERARKRVPDGDFLEPSDNGAFRHLNLLSSGPSSSGSTPAPFRQSRNIGDSDLELNLSSMKLDDMDLSSFTDSEAGGLSNRINLDSNVWTSHTFPNSQPLFRENLRSAFKPQQPQLQPQQHPLMKPPPEANANFPPQGLKITTLEDIERNLIIQQASKQQQQQQTERKMFDDFNLGNRRQVATPTMLHQQQQQHMQQQLQQQQKMHQQQMNQQQQHQQQQLQQQQQQQQNKAPPGFLGTPQTSPPRPNLGFPGPGSGPVPGPVPGPVPGPVPGSHPLNELLPTPPSQPQLNGPSGNRVPPGFIYPQAMTGNMPPLPAQHPLMPNYLPLNYPLPNGGNQRPLPNPHALPTALNNFAMHPSFNAMRAAGLHSTPPFIQPGHPMPQPRMPPHPIGQQPPNSMYNMFNMRLVQEIQQNHPLLQQAAVARQMQQSRSGSVASDRQKQQMQQVQQQPHGRRPDATGNLPQDEYDEYANLMSTRDKHWLIGIQLSQLNTDTPYIDDYYYTVYRERKAQQNGQMRHSQAHKDNQLNHPLTQPRGHAQLILVQLGNKNGTRNGHGRERRNSENANNTSGNTHNGPGGIGGNNNTLPGYIFSPLKFENSLGKLQYGSVTAPRKIIDADIMGVDSNAGLDTSATSSSSSTNTKSHAGTPLLPSNDRDVNPSSMRKSRHILLLIETLYRYLLKLEDLESPEVMATIALKKKKEAERIAALEQLEMANKTPEERAAEAINPQPMNPQLKNKFNYEVETNAALVNKLKAGLTLDKVTAMMNVRKGKILLRRVMPFIADQSICWTVWSGIFCSLQTVVKKDKDDVEGVLYALYPEFKKHINKAGFLNLVSISAAITLNDKKLTGIFCTRFGILSLVALILRAEEIYVARSDPTLNEENKQKWREFLTQVASSLNLTIQNQTISAAIESDAIQPLMDHIERFKDLKLDALLALITEARHQID
- the LOC6500693 gene encoding uncharacterized protein LOC6500693, translating into MKRKTSEIWCFFRAVDDTYAVCNICKAKLSYKTTTTNLSKHMNRMHPTTAMARTHNFKFHRRPQEGDMDRNKAKPRNATQETILLDFVKKHPRLLQNPTWETRNNLESLWEQLTNELNRHGPPRKDIPTWKKALKDWKRFILKKVEKNEMHNMPFGTSLNSSEETIATLCRLNEDVSQIIMKVSDDDEMHENSTTGFDIDEVEDVVPEDDSGGPLQTPAEYVYEPDEAKVEIDPLYLQSSRRPRASSRVMEEETLLEKIKDNISLVNDSASSVHLALNEFCLLYKQKLYEDKRHHLAMEQLMAEKVDLKRKLLEIEQRKLSLK